A genomic stretch from Camarhynchus parvulus chromosome 11, STF_HiC, whole genome shotgun sequence includes:
- the CCNE1 gene encoding G1/S-specific cyclin-E1 isoform X1: MRRESDCADDKGPAKGDAGAEYAMRARKRKADVATFLQDPDEEIAKMEMTRKKPCEKQKSWTNIHEHAHMLIPTPDKDDDPVRVDYSRFIHLSVVPTRATPLPALGWANKDDVWKNMINKEETYVRDKFYMQRHPQLQPKMRTILLDWLMEVCEAYKLHRETFYLAQDFFDRFMATQQDVVKTLLQLIGVTSLFIAAKLEEIYPPKLHQFAYVTDGACTEDEIISMELIIMKALNWNLNPLTVVSWLNIYLQVAYLNDLYEVMLPQYPQQIFVQITELLDLCVLDIGCLEYTYGILAASALYHFSSSELMQKVSGYEFCEIEDCVKWMVPFAMALREVGSSKLKHFSGIAPEDLHNIQTHINSFDLLDRAQAKQAILAEQNRTSPFPTGVLTPPQSSKKLSSGLQSI; this comes from the exons ATGCGCCGGGAGAG CGACTGCGCGGACGACAAGGGTCCTGCCAAGGGGGACGCGGGTGCGGAGTACGCCATGCGAGCCCGCAAGAGGAAAGCTGATGTGGCCACG TTCTTACAGGATCCTGATGAAGAAATTGCCAAAATGGAGATGACTAGAAAAAAGCCGTGCGAAAAACAG AAGTCCTGGACTAACATCCACGAGCATGCCCACATGCTGATTCCCACTCCAGACAAAGACGATGATCCCGTCCGTGTGGATTACTCGCGCTTTATCCACCTGAGCGTTGTTCCCACCAGAGCAACCCCACTGCCAGCTCTAGG CTGGGCAAACAAGGATGATGTATGGAAAAACATGATAAACAAAGAAGAGACCTACGTGAGGGATAAATTCTACATGCAAAGgcacccccagctgcagcccaagATGAGAACCATCCTTCTAGACTGGCTAATGGAG GTTTGTGAAGCCTACAAACTTCATAGAGAAACTTTTTATTTAGCACAAGATTTCTTTGATCGCTTTATGGCCACACAACAGGATGTTGTAAAAACACTATTGCAGCTTATTGGTGTCACTTCTCTGTTCATAGCAGCAAAGCTTGAG GAAATTTATCCACCGAAGCTACACCAGTTTGCCTATGTTACAGATGGAGCCTGTACAGAAGATGAAATCATCAGTATGGAATTGATCATTATGAAG GCTCTTAATTGGAACTTAAATCCACTGACAGTTGTATCGTGGCTAAACATTTACCTGCAAGTTGCATATTTAAATGATCTTTATGAAGTAATGCTGCCACAATATCCACAGCAGATATTTGTACAAATAACAGAG CTCTTGGATCTCTGTGTGCTGGATATTGGCTGCTTGGAATATACCTATGGAATACTTGCAGCTTCTGCTTTGTATCACTTCTCTTCATCTGAGCTGATGCAGAAAGTTTCAG GTTATGAGTTCTGTGAGATAGAGGACTGTGTGAAATGGATGGTCCCATTTGCCATGGCTCTGAGGGAAGTAGGAAGCTCCAAACTCAAACACTTTAGCGGGATAGCTCCTGAAGATTTGCACAATATACAGACACACATCAACAGCTTTGATTTGCTG GACAGAGCTCAAGCAAAACAAGCCATATTGGCTGAGCAAAATAGGACTTCACCTTTCCCCACTGGTGTCCTTACACCACCACAAAGTAGTAAGAAACTGTCTTCTGGACTGCAATCAATCTGA
- the CCNE1 gene encoding G1/S-specific cyclin-E1 isoform X2: protein MRARKRKADVATFLQDPDEEIAKMEMTRKKPCEKQKSWTNIHEHAHMLIPTPDKDDDPVRVDYSRFIHLSVVPTRATPLPALGWANKDDVWKNMINKEETYVRDKFYMQRHPQLQPKMRTILLDWLMEVCEAYKLHRETFYLAQDFFDRFMATQQDVVKTLLQLIGVTSLFIAAKLEEIYPPKLHQFAYVTDGACTEDEIISMELIIMKALNWNLNPLTVVSWLNIYLQVAYLNDLYEVMLPQYPQQIFVQITELLDLCVLDIGCLEYTYGILAASALYHFSSSELMQKVSGYEFCEIEDCVKWMVPFAMALREVGSSKLKHFSGIAPEDLHNIQTHINSFDLLDRAQAKQAILAEQNRTSPFPTGVLTPPQSSKKLSSGLQSI, encoded by the exons ATGCGAGCCCGCAAGAGGAAAGCTGATGTGGCCACG TTCTTACAGGATCCTGATGAAGAAATTGCCAAAATGGAGATGACTAGAAAAAAGCCGTGCGAAAAACAG AAGTCCTGGACTAACATCCACGAGCATGCCCACATGCTGATTCCCACTCCAGACAAAGACGATGATCCCGTCCGTGTGGATTACTCGCGCTTTATCCACCTGAGCGTTGTTCCCACCAGAGCAACCCCACTGCCAGCTCTAGG CTGGGCAAACAAGGATGATGTATGGAAAAACATGATAAACAAAGAAGAGACCTACGTGAGGGATAAATTCTACATGCAAAGgcacccccagctgcagcccaagATGAGAACCATCCTTCTAGACTGGCTAATGGAG GTTTGTGAAGCCTACAAACTTCATAGAGAAACTTTTTATTTAGCACAAGATTTCTTTGATCGCTTTATGGCCACACAACAGGATGTTGTAAAAACACTATTGCAGCTTATTGGTGTCACTTCTCTGTTCATAGCAGCAAAGCTTGAG GAAATTTATCCACCGAAGCTACACCAGTTTGCCTATGTTACAGATGGAGCCTGTACAGAAGATGAAATCATCAGTATGGAATTGATCATTATGAAG GCTCTTAATTGGAACTTAAATCCACTGACAGTTGTATCGTGGCTAAACATTTACCTGCAAGTTGCATATTTAAATGATCTTTATGAAGTAATGCTGCCACAATATCCACAGCAGATATTTGTACAAATAACAGAG CTCTTGGATCTCTGTGTGCTGGATATTGGCTGCTTGGAATATACCTATGGAATACTTGCAGCTTCTGCTTTGTATCACTTCTCTTCATCTGAGCTGATGCAGAAAGTTTCAG GTTATGAGTTCTGTGAGATAGAGGACTGTGTGAAATGGATGGTCCCATTTGCCATGGCTCTGAGGGAAGTAGGAAGCTCCAAACTCAAACACTTTAGCGGGATAGCTCCTGAAGATTTGCACAATATACAGACACACATCAACAGCTTTGATTTGCTG GACAGAGCTCAAGCAAAACAAGCCATATTGGCTGAGCAAAATAGGACTTCACCTTTCCCCACTGGTGTCCTTACACCACCACAAAGTAGTAAGAAACTGTCTTCTGGACTGCAATCAATCTGA